Proteins co-encoded in one Flavobacterium fluviale genomic window:
- a CDS encoding RagB/SusD family nutrient uptake outer membrane protein has protein sequence MKISFKYISYFFLFILGISMTLTSCTDDLNVTPKDDDEFLSETFFQDPASYKQVLAKLYAGLYVGGNDGDGAADISGLGGDFSSYLRLLFVTQEFTTDEAIIAWADGTLPTLNTQTWSPVNEFLYGTYSRASYHISVANEFLRQTTDEKLEARGVDAALKAEIATFRAEARFLRAFSYVNLMDLFGNVPITTENDPVGFFYPEQKTRAEVFAFVESELKDLDNSLANARSNEYGRIDKVAAKFLLAQIYLNSKVYTGTERNNEVATLCSEIINSGYTFADVPYAYLFSADNDRNGAQNEVIFPIVSDGNAIRATGGGMSFILHASIGGSMDAATRGMDGGWQGIRTRKEFVALFPDVTASADKRGTFYTDGQSLDITNVSTFTDGYAVTKYINKNADGSAAQRTDIPDTDFPMFRVSDAYLMYAEAVVRGATTGNLATAVGYINQIRTRAEASQISTANLTLDFILAERGRELFWECHRRTDLIRFGKFTGGDKIWQWKGGTMNGAATESFRDLMPIPAKTIQANPTLKQNPGY, from the coding sequence ATGAAAATATCATTTAAATATATATCTTATTTTTTCCTTTTTATTTTAGGAATAAGTATGACGTTGACTTCGTGTACTGACGATTTAAACGTGACCCCAAAGGATGATGATGAATTTTTATCTGAAACCTTTTTCCAAGATCCTGCATCGTACAAGCAAGTTCTAGCAAAATTATATGCTGGCTTATACGTTGGTGGAAATGATGGTGATGGTGCAGCAGATATTTCTGGACTTGGTGGTGATTTCAGCAGTTACTTACGTTTGCTATTTGTAACACAAGAGTTTACTACAGACGAAGCAATTATTGCTTGGGCAGATGGAACTTTGCCAACATTAAACACACAAACTTGGTCGCCTGTAAATGAGTTTTTATACGGAACTTATTCTAGAGCGTCTTACCATATTAGTGTTGCAAATGAGTTTTTAAGACAAACTACAGATGAGAAATTAGAAGCAAGAGGAGTAGATGCTGCTTTAAAAGCTGAAATTGCAACCTTTAGAGCTGAAGCACGTTTTTTAAGAGCATTTTCTTATGTGAATTTAATGGATTTGTTTGGTAATGTGCCTATTACTACAGAAAATGATCCAGTTGGGTTCTTTTATCCAGAGCAGAAAACAAGAGCAGAAGTTTTTGCTTTTGTAGAATCTGAATTGAAAGATTTAGATAATAGTTTAGCAAATGCTAGATCTAATGAATATGGAAGAATTGATAAGGTTGCCGCTAAGTTTTTATTAGCTCAAATTTACTTGAATTCTAAAGTATACACTGGAACAGAAAGAAATAACGAAGTAGCAACTTTATGTTCTGAAATTATTAATTCAGGATATACATTTGCAGATGTTCCTTATGCTTATTTATTCTCAGCAGATAATGATAGAAACGGTGCTCAAAATGAAGTTATCTTTCCAATCGTAAGTGATGGAAATGCAATTAGAGCTACTGGAGGAGGAATGAGTTTTATTCTTCACGCATCTATTGGTGGAAGTATGGATGCCGCTACCAGAGGAATGGACGGTGGATGGCAGGGAATCAGAACTCGTAAAGAGTTTGTAGCCCTTTTTCCTGATGTAACTGCATCAGCAGATAAAAGAGGAACATTCTATACAGATGGACAATCTTTAGATATTACTAATGTATCAACGTTTACAGATGGTTACGCTGTAACAAAATATATTAATAAAAATGCTGATGGTTCAGCAGCTCAAAGAACAGATATTCCAGATACTGATTTTCCAATGTTTAGAGTTTCTGATGCTTATTTAATGTACGCGGAAGCTGTAGTTAGAGGAGCAACTACTGGTAATTTAGCAACTGCAGTTGGTTATATCAACCAAATTAGAACAAGAGCAGAAGCGAGTCAAATTTCAACAGCTAATTTAACTCTTGATTTTATTTTAGCAGAGAGAGGTAGAGAATTATTCTGGGAATGCCACAGAAGGACTGATTTGATTCGTTTTGGAAAATTCACAGGAGGAGATAAAATCTGGCAATGGAAAGGCGGAACAATGAATGGTGCTGCTACAGAATCATTCAGAGATTTAATGCCGATTCCTGCTAAGACAATTCAGGCAAATCCAACTTTGAAACAAAATCCAGGATACTAA
- a CDS encoding SusE domain-containing protein produces MKNIYKVLIAFIGVIAVSCNADAVDERPVLNVVTAPEITAPATGQNIVLDVDKAGEEVLKFTWSAADYSMPVAVKYTVLIDKKGGDFSAAKTLQTALNSSTEVSVLGRELNQAAIDLGGKPEVAAEYEVKIKSDVSGGFTQISKGSITMTVTPYTGRVPYDFVDWYLVGDATVSGWDNNKGNQILFRSGTNANEYTFTGFFKKGYFKAIRDLGNWAPMYGGANGSLAYRGTDADADPASIEIPADGYYKFKMDVQKLTYTLEPYAAGAGAATYTTVGIIGDATAKGWDASTPMVKSTFNAHIWTLGVTSLNDGGMKFRANDAWDVSWGGKTAFSGGGTGDNIPVAKSKYVIYFNDLDGSYVMIPNQ; encoded by the coding sequence ATGAAAAATATATATAAAGTTTTAATCGCATTTATTGGTGTAATCGCGGTATCATGTAATGCTGATGCTGTAGATGAAAGACCAGTACTTAACGTTGTTACTGCGCCGGAAATTACGGCACCAGCTACCGGACAGAATATTGTCTTAGATGTTGATAAAGCAGGAGAAGAAGTGCTTAAATTTACTTGGTCGGCGGCAGATTATTCTATGCCGGTGGCAGTAAAATACACGGTTTTAATTGATAAAAAAGGTGGTGATTTTAGTGCTGCCAAAACGCTTCAAACTGCTTTAAATAGCAGTACTGAAGTTTCTGTACTTGGAAGAGAATTAAATCAAGCAGCGATAGATCTTGGCGGAAAGCCAGAAGTAGCAGCTGAGTACGAGGTAAAAATTAAGTCAGATGTTTCTGGAGGATTTACTCAAATCTCAAAAGGATCAATCACAATGACTGTAACTCCGTATACAGGAAGAGTTCCTTATGATTTTGTTGATTGGTATTTAGTTGGTGATGCAACTGTTTCAGGATGGGATAACAATAAAGGAAACCAAATCTTATTTAGAAGCGGCACAAATGCTAATGAGTATACTTTTACTGGATTCTTTAAAAAAGGATATTTCAAAGCTATTAGAGACTTAGGAAACTGGGCTCCAATGTATGGCGGTGCCAATGGATCTTTAGCTTATAGAGGAACAGATGCTGATGCAGATCCTGCAAGTATCGAGATTCCAGCTGATGGATACTACAAGTTTAAAATGGATGTTCAAAAGTTAACTTATACTTTAGAACCATACGCTGCTGGCGCAGGTGCTGCAACATATACAACGGTAGGTATTATCGGAGATGCAACAGCTAAAGGCTGGGACGCTTCAACACCAATGGTGAAATCAACATTCAATGCTCACATTTGGACGTTAGGTGTAACATCTTTAAATGATGGCGGAATGAAATTTAGAGCTAATGATGCTTGGGATGTTTCTTGGGGAGGAAAAACAGCTTTCTCTGGTGGAGGAACAGGAGATAATATTCCAGTAGCAAAATCTAAATATGTAATTTATTTCAATGATTTAGACGGAAGTTATGTAATGATTCCTAATCAATAA
- a CDS encoding alpha-amylase family glycosyl hydrolase, with protein sequence MKKTLLSIFLLMAVNAFAQIQNVTYSINPSSFEDTTPITISIAGTSVNEGTWGVTGNALYLWSWSYDVNDTNQADSPSNGFWTASAEASRFTYNAATDTYTKTFTPSVYFNRNGIGRMGFLIKAKDGTGTKQSQDIVVEVGSFQVNLTAPLANSTTIINSGTNFVISAANTNGSASYTLKANGIIIHTNASTSNYTYSHFNITGNQNYELIAVQGTTTISKKFSVIVNPNTVSEIMPTGLADGINYNVSDVTKATLVLDAPLKDFVYVAGSFNNWQPTSAYAMKKDPSSGKFWLELTGLVSGVNNMYQYWVVDAAPLANSPAMVKTADPYSTLVLSPYDDASIPAAKYPNMPPYPAGQNFEVTVLKTGQTPYNWQVTNFVKPEKEKLVVYEVLVRDFDAGRSYQSLIDRIDYFKNLKINAIELMPVMEFEGNESWGYNTSFHMALDKFYGTSDKLKEFIDLCHQNGIAVILDVALNHAFGRNPMVRMWMNDPDGDGFGSPTAENPYFNTAAKHSYSVGEDFNHQSAKTQYYVERVVKQWIEEYKIDGFRWDLTKGFTQACTASDESCTNGYQQDRVDVLKKYADYSWSLDPTHYTIFEHLGTETEEKQWADYRVAETPSKGIMMWGKMTDPYNQLSMGYASDSNISKMSSANRGFAANRLIGYAESHDEERLMYKNIQYGASSGTYDVKTLNTALSRMSAIGAVSLLVPGPKMIWHFGELGWESSIFTCNDNSVNTNFDAISGDCKLDTKPQPQWVNNWLGNSSRNKIYNDWAKMISLKTVEPVFLGTSIIPNSNSLTVNIKITNASLTSAQLKDVLILANFDVTAQNVATGFPYSGTWYNLMDNTAFTVTDVNAPINLPPGDYKIYGNKTANLAIEDFEKGNTISLHPNPVSDYFTLNSAFKKVLIYSVSGQVVKSFNSNNNAAFQFGVSELQTGLYLVKASDENDKTQVMKFIKK encoded by the coding sequence ATGAAAAAAACTTTACTATCAATATTTTTATTGATGGCAGTAAATGCTTTTGCTCAGATTCAAAACGTTACTTATTCAATAAATCCTTCGTCCTTTGAGGATACTACTCCAATTACTATTTCAATTGCAGGAACAAGTGTTAATGAAGGTACTTGGGGCGTTACGGGAAATGCATTATATCTTTGGTCATGGTCTTATGATGTAAATGATACCAATCAGGCAGATTCTCCATCCAACGGATTCTGGACAGCATCAGCGGAAGCCAGCAGATTTACCTATAATGCCGCAACAGATACTTATACCAAAACATTTACTCCATCTGTATATTTTAATAGAAACGGAATCGGAAGAATGGGTTTTTTAATTAAAGCAAAAGATGGAACTGGTACAAAACAATCTCAGGATATAGTTGTCGAAGTTGGATCTTTTCAAGTAAACCTAACCGCACCATTAGCAAACAGTACCACAATTATTAATTCTGGAACTAATTTTGTGATTTCAGCAGCGAACACAAATGGTTCTGCTAGTTACACATTAAAGGCAAATGGCATAATAATCCATACAAATGCAAGTACTTCAAACTATACTTATTCACATTTTAATATTACAGGAAATCAAAATTATGAATTAATTGCAGTTCAAGGAACGACAACAATTTCTAAAAAGTTTTCAGTTATAGTAAATCCGAATACAGTTTCAGAAATAATGCCGACAGGTTTGGCAGATGGAATTAATTATAATGTTTCAGATGTTACAAAAGCAACCTTGGTTTTAGATGCTCCATTAAAGGATTTTGTTTACGTTGCAGGAAGTTTCAACAATTGGCAGCCAACTTCGGCTTATGCAATGAAAAAAGATCCATCTTCGGGAAAATTCTGGCTGGAATTAACGGGTTTAGTTTCGGGTGTAAATAATATGTATCAATATTGGGTTGTAGACGCAGCACCGCTTGCTAATTCTCCAGCAATGGTTAAAACCGCAGACCCGTATTCTACTTTAGTTTTGTCTCCTTATGATGATGCTTCGATTCCTGCGGCAAAATACCCAAATATGCCACCTTATCCCGCGGGACAAAATTTTGAGGTTACAGTTTTAAAAACGGGTCAGACTCCTTACAATTGGCAGGTTACAAATTTTGTAAAACCAGAAAAAGAGAAATTAGTGGTCTATGAAGTTTTAGTACGTGATTTTGATGCTGGCAGAAGTTATCAGAGTTTGATTGATCGCATAGATTATTTTAAAAATCTAAAAATTAATGCCATTGAATTAATGCCTGTAATGGAGTTTGAAGGAAATGAAAGCTGGGGTTATAACACCTCATTTCATATGGCTTTGGATAAATTTTATGGAACATCAGACAAATTAAAAGAGTTTATCGATTTATGTCATCAAAACGGAATTGCGGTAATTCTTGATGTGGCCCTAAATCATGCTTTTGGAAGAAATCCGATGGTAAGAATGTGGATGAATGACCCAGACGGGGATGGCTTTGGTTCGCCAACTGCCGAAAATCCTTATTTTAATACAGCTGCTAAACATAGTTACAGTGTTGGAGAGGACTTTAATCATCAATCTGCAAAAACACAATATTATGTAGAACGTGTTGTTAAACAATGGATTGAAGAATATAAAATTGATGGTTTCCGATGGGATTTAACTAAAGGGTTTACGCAAGCTTGTACAGCATCAGACGAAAGTTGTACCAATGGTTATCAACAAGATCGAGTAGATGTTTTAAAGAAATATGCTGATTATTCATGGAGTTTAGACCCGACACATTACACCATTTTTGAACATTTAGGAACAGAAACCGAAGAAAAACAATGGGCAGATTACAGAGTTGCAGAAACTCCAAGTAAAGGAATTATGATGTGGGGAAAAATGACAGATCCGTACAATCAATTGTCAATGGGTTACGCTTCAGATAGTAATATTTCAAAAATGTCAAGTGCCAATCGTGGTTTTGCTGCAAACCGTTTAATAGGTTATGCAGAAAGTCATGATGAAGAACGTTTAATGTATAAAAATATTCAATACGGAGCTTCAAGTGGTACTTATGATGTAAAAACATTAAATACAGCTTTGTCAAGAATGTCTGCGATTGGAGCAGTTTCTTTACTGGTTCCAGGGCCAAAAATGATCTGGCATTTTGGAGAGCTAGGCTGGGAAAGTTCTATTTTTACATGTAATGACAATTCTGTAAATACAAATTTTGATGCCATTTCTGGAGATTGCAAACTAGATACAAAACCGCAGCCTCAATGGGTAAATAATTGGTTAGGAAATTCAAGTCGTAATAAAATTTATAACGATTGGGCAAAAATGATTAGCCTTAAAACAGTTGAACCAGTCTTTTTGGGAACTTCCATAATTCCAAATTCTAATTCACTGACCGTCAATATAAAAATTACAAATGCCAGTTTGACTTCGGCACAATTAAAAGATGTGCTGATCTTAGCCAATTTTGATGTTACAGCACAAAATGTCGCGACAGGTTTTCCTTATTCAGGAACTTGGTATAATTTAATGGATAATACAGCTTTTACTGTAACCGATGTAAATGCGCCAATAAATCTGCCTCCGGGCGATTATAAAATTTATGGCAACAAAACGGCAAATCTAGCGATAGAGGATTTTGAAAAAGGAAATACCATAAGTTTACATCCAAATCCAGTTTCAGATTATTTTACTTTAAATAGTGCTTTTAAAAAGGTCCTAATTTATTCCGTTTCAGGTCAAGTCGTTAAAAGCTTCAATTCAAACAATAATGCTGCTTTTCAATTTGGCGTAAGCGAATTGCAAACAGGTTTATATTTGGTAAAAGCTTCTGATGAAAATGATAAAACTCAAGTTATGAAGTTTATTAAAAAATAG
- a CDS encoding DUF6814 family protein: protein MNAIKQVLGALWIALAAAAAYFCVFEFGLPKLLSDQQDDLVFGVIILFILTPLIVMGLGTFGYYSLIGEYNKKK, encoded by the coding sequence ATGAATGCGATTAAACAAGTTTTAGGGGCTTTATGGATTGCTTTAGCAGCTGCAGCAGCTTATTTCTGTGTATTTGAATTTGGTTTACCTAAACTGCTTTCAGACCAGCAAGACGATTTAGTATTTGGTGTAATTATCCTCTTCATATTGACACCGCTGATTGTCATGGGATTGGGTACTTTTGGTTATTATTCTTTAATAGGAGAATACAATAAAAAGAAATAA
- a CDS encoding MFS transporter has protein sequence MSKTSTKGIWKVISASSMGTMIEWYDFYIFGSLAVVISTKFFPSDNPTAAFLSTLATFAAGFVVRPFGALFFGRLGDIIGRKYTFMATLLLMGGSTFLIGCIPSYETIGFFAPLLVLILRLLQGLALGGEYGGAATYVAEHAPAGEKGYWTSWIQTTATVGLFISLMVILATKNILSPEAFDLWGWRVPFWVSIAMVGVSYLIRKNMDESPVFAKAKKEGTTSTNPLKESFGNRYNMKFVLLALFGATMGQGVVWYTGQFYAMSFMKTVMNVDSSQVDELLGIALLIGTPFFIFFGWLSDKIGRKYIMMFGMLIAILSYRPIYKMMYNTTDIKQKTEIVENPKETTENREDGSSITTTEKKYTDGTTVFEKKTYMKKNEVQSSISVTINSSDKWTLIFLVFIQVLFVTMVYGPIAAFLVEMFPTKIRYTSMSLPYHVGNGIFGGLLPAISTYFVTHAKTAGKPDFYLEGLWYPITIAGICFVIGMIYIDNKNKTTHL, from the coding sequence ATGAGCAAAACTTCTACTAAGGGCATTTGGAAAGTAATTTCAGCCTCTTCTATGGGCACCATGATCGAATGGTATGATTTCTACATTTTTGGCAGTTTGGCCGTTGTTATTTCAACGAAGTTCTTTCCTAGTGATAATCCGACCGCAGCGTTTTTATCAACTTTGGCAACGTTTGCAGCCGGATTTGTAGTCCGTCCTTTTGGAGCCTTATTTTTTGGAAGACTTGGAGATATCATTGGCCGAAAATATACTTTCATGGCAACCTTATTACTAATGGGCGGCTCGACTTTTTTAATAGGCTGTATTCCGAGTTATGAAACAATTGGATTTTTCGCACCCTTATTAGTCCTAATTCTGCGTTTATTACAAGGATTGGCTCTTGGGGGCGAGTATGGGGGAGCAGCCACTTATGTAGCAGAACATGCGCCTGCAGGTGAAAAAGGCTATTGGACTTCTTGGATTCAAACTACTGCAACAGTGGGTCTTTTTATTTCTTTAATGGTTATTCTGGCAACCAAAAATATTCTTTCTCCAGAAGCTTTTGATTTATGGGGCTGGCGCGTTCCTTTCTGGGTATCGATTGCAATGGTTGGTGTTTCCTATCTCATCAGAAAAAATATGGATGAATCGCCTGTTTTTGCAAAAGCTAAAAAAGAGGGAACAACAAGTACAAATCCGTTAAAAGAAAGTTTTGGAAATAGATATAACATGAAGTTCGTTTTGCTGGCTTTATTCGGTGCCACAATGGGGCAAGGTGTTGTTTGGTACACGGGGCAGTTTTACGCCATGAGTTTCATGAAAACAGTTATGAATGTTGACTCCTCACAAGTAGATGAATTATTAGGTATCGCACTCTTAATTGGAACTCCTTTTTTTATTTTTTTTGGATGGCTGAGCGACAAAATCGGACGCAAATACATTATGATGTTTGGAATGCTAATCGCAATATTATCTTATAGACCGATTTATAAAATGATGTACAATACAACAGACATCAAACAAAAAACAGAAATTGTAGAAAATCCAAAAGAAACAACCGAAAATAGAGAAGACGGAAGTTCTATTACAACGACTGAAAAAAAATATACTGATGGCACAACCGTTTTTGAGAAAAAAACGTACATGAAAAAGAACGAAGTACAGAGCAGTATTTCGGTTACAATTAATTCAAGCGATAAATGGACTTTAATTTTCTTAGTTTTTATTCAGGTACTTTTTGTAACAATGGTTTATGGTCCAATTGCAGCATTTTTAGTCGAAATGTTTCCAACTAAAATAAGATATACCTCTATGTCACTTCCTTACCATGTGGGTAACGGAATTTTTGGCGGTTTACTTCCTGCTATTTCTACTTATTTTGTAACGCACGCCAAAACAGCAGGAAAGCCAGATTTTTATCTGGAAGGTTTATGGTATCCTATTACAATTGCCGGCATCTGCTTTGTAATTGGTATGATTTATATTGATAACAAAAACAAAACTACTCACCTTTAA
- a CDS encoding GIY-YIG nuclease family protein, whose product MHYLYILYSKLSQKFYIGETNNINERVIKHNNHSYSNSFTKIANDWEIVLTFNCTDRDEAVYLERFIKRMKSKNFNNKIINDPSILKDILSKRN is encoded by the coding sequence ATGCATTATCTCTATATTCTCTATTCAAAATTATCTCAAAAATTTTACATCGGCGAAACGAATAACATAAACGAAAGAGTAATAAAACACAATAATCACTCTTATTCAAATTCCTTTACCAAGATTGCCAATGACTGGGAAATAGTTTTGACTTTTAATTGTACTGACAGAGACGAAGCTGTTTACTTGGAACGCTTTATTAAAAGAATGAAAAGCAAAAACTTTAATAATAAAATAATTAATGATCCGTCAATTTTAAAAGATATCTTATCTAAAAGAAACTAA
- a CDS encoding type III pantothenate kinase has product MILTVDVGNTRIKASVFEGNTALENFIFEKNELEEKIQKILKKFPNCSDLVVASVGSIEKQSFLTFENQLKVHFFSHEDVFPFHNKYATPKTLGIDRMILAAGAALQFPKQNRLVIDAGTCITYDFIDENDNYLGGAISPGLRLRYESLHNFTARLPLLTLEAPETYIGNSTQQAIHSGVVNGFVYEIDGFIDEYRKEFLNFIIILTGGDADFLAKRLKNTIFANSNFLLESLNQTYQYKIDND; this is encoded by the coding sequence ATGATTTTAACTGTTGATGTCGGAAACACCAGAATTAAAGCGTCTGTATTTGAGGGAAATACTGCTCTGGAGAATTTTATTTTTGAGAAAAACGAACTGGAAGAAAAAATTCAAAAAATTTTAAAAAAATTTCCAAATTGCTCCGATTTGGTTGTTGCATCCGTAGGAAGTATCGAAAAACAATCCTTTTTAACTTTCGAAAATCAACTAAAAGTTCATTTTTTTTCACACGAAGATGTATTTCCTTTTCATAATAAATATGCCACTCCAAAAACATTAGGGATAGACCGTATGATTTTGGCGGCAGGAGCAGCTTTGCAATTTCCTAAACAAAATAGATTGGTTATTGATGCGGGAACATGCATAACCTACGATTTTATCGACGAAAATGATAATTATCTTGGGGGAGCCATTTCTCCAGGCCTGCGTCTGCGATATGAATCACTGCATAATTTTACGGCCAGACTGCCGTTACTTACATTAGAAGCGCCTGAAACATATATTGGAAACTCCACACAACAAGCCATACATTCTGGTGTTGTCAATGGTTTCGTCTATGAGATTGACGGTTTTATCGATGAATATCGAAAAGAGTTTTTAAATTTTATCATAATTTTAACGGGCGGCGATGCAGATTTTTTGGCTAAACGATTAAAAAATACCATATTTGCCAATTCAAATTTCCTTCTGGAGAGTTTGAATCAAACATATCAATATAAAATCGACAATGATTAA
- the lptC gene encoding LPS export ABC transporter periplasmic protein LptC: MNLPKRYSLIVVTVIAVTLFFGCESNFKEVQKINFSEFVPATDADTADIKYTDSGRITGVLKARKMLDYSNLDFPFTEFSKGIDVTLYDKKQKRTFIKGNYAVSYKNTGIIDLIGKVKITSEAGQVLETEQLYFDQKNEWFYTERKFKLTDAKGISHGQGIDFSKDFKVINSQRISGEIESDEE, from the coding sequence ATGAATTTACCAAAGAGATATAGTCTAATAGTTGTCACAGTTATTGCTGTGACACTCTTTTTTGGGTGCGAAAGTAATTTTAAAGAAGTTCAAAAAATTAACTTCTCGGAATTTGTTCCAGCCACCGATGCTGATACGGCCGATATTAAATATACAGATTCTGGACGTATTACAGGTGTTTTAAAAGCTCGTAAAATGCTGGATTATTCTAATCTCGATTTTCCATTTACAGAGTTTTCTAAAGGAATAGATGTTACTTTGTATGATAAAAAGCAAAAACGTACTTTTATAAAAGGAAATTACGCTGTTTCATATAAAAACACTGGAATTATTGATTTGATTGGAAAAGTAAAAATTACCTCGGAAGCAGGTCAGGTTTTGGAAACAGAACAATTATATTTTGACCAGAAAAATGAGTGGTTTTATACCGAAAGAAAATTTAAACTTACCGATGCAAAAGGAATTTCTCACGGTCAGGGAATAGATTTTAGTAAAGATTTTAAAGTGATTAATTCACAGCGAATAAGCGGTGAAATTGAATCCGACGAAGAATAA
- a CDS encoding hemolysin family protein, which produces MEISIIIICLILAAFFSGMEIAFISSNKIYLEIEKKQDDFLSRILTKLTENPSKFIAAMLIGNNVALVVYGFFMGDLILNWITHFGFVFSDWWNILIQTLLAAFIVLVTSEFFPKVFFQIYANSLIKILALPAYLFYRLFYYISTFFIWIADFVLSKFLKTEGSQIQLFSRIELGNYITEQMSTVEEDEEVDSEIQIFQNALEFSGVKARDIMTPRTEIVDVDLFDTVDDLKAMFVETGYSKIIISQNSLDDIVGYVHSFDLFKKPKTIKSVLMTVEFVPETILIKDVLNVLIKKRKNVAVVLDEYGGTSGIITIEDIVEELFGEIEDEHDLDEELIEEEIGEGKYLFSTRLDVEYLNETYKLMIPEEDSYGTLGGFIVNRTKEIPQKGDKIVIDKYHFFIKEASNKKIELVKLTIKD; this is translated from the coding sequence ATGGAAATTAGTATTATAATAATATGTTTAATACTAGCAGCCTTTTTCTCTGGAATGGAGATCGCTTTTATTTCCTCCAATAAAATTTACCTCGAAATAGAAAAGAAACAAGATGATTTTTTATCTCGTATCTTAACGAAACTCACCGAAAATCCGTCCAAATTTATTGCCGCCATGCTCATTGGTAATAATGTGGCTCTGGTTGTTTACGGATTTTTTATGGGCGATCTGATTTTGAATTGGATAACGCATTTTGGTTTTGTCTTTTCCGATTGGTGGAACATACTGATTCAGACTCTTCTCGCAGCATTTATAGTGCTGGTGACTTCAGAATTTTTTCCAAAAGTTTTTTTTCAGATTTATGCCAACTCTTTAATTAAGATTTTGGCTCTTCCCGCTTATTTATTCTACAGATTATTTTATTACATCTCAACTTTCTTTATTTGGATTGCAGATTTTGTGCTGAGTAAATTTCTTAAAACCGAAGGAAGTCAGATTCAGCTTTTCAGCAGGATTGAGCTTGGAAACTACATTACAGAACAGATGAGCACGGTTGAAGAAGATGAAGAAGTAGATTCTGAAATACAGATTTTTCAAAACGCATTAGAGTTTTCAGGTGTAAAGGCGCGGGACATAATGACGCCTCGAACAGAAATTGTAGATGTTGATTTGTTTGATACAGTTGATGATCTTAAAGCTATGTTTGTTGAAACAGGCTACTCTAAAATCATTATTAGTCAAAATTCTCTAGACGACATTGTTGGTTACGTACATTCATTTGATTTGTTTAAAAAACCAAAAACGATAAAATCGGTTTTGATGACAGTGGAATTTGTTCCTGAAACAATTTTGATAAAAGATGTGCTGAATGTACTGATCAAAAAACGTAAGAATGTGGCGGTCGTTTTAGACGAATACGGAGGAACTTCGGGAATTATTACAATAGAAGATATTGTTGAAGAACTTTTTGGCGAAATTGAAGATGAGCATGATTTAGATGAGGAATTAATTGAAGAAGAAATAGGAGAAGGCAAGTATTTGTTTTCGACACGTTTAGATGTAGAATATTTAAATGAAACCTATAAATTGATGATTCCAGAGGAAGATTCATATGGAACTTTGGGAGGTTTTATTGTCAATCGTACAAAAGAAATCCCGCAAAAAGGAGATAAAATTGTAATAGATAAGTACCACTTTTTCATAAAAGAGGCGTCAAATAAGAAAATTGAGTTAGTCAAATTGACAATAAAAGATTGA